The genomic region AATAATAAACAGGAATAAGATCTTGGCCCGCTGACCAATTAATTTGTTTGCCAAGGTTCCCACAGACTGCCCTTTATTTCTTACGGACAGAACAATGGTTCCAAAATCATGAACACCTGCAGCAAACATCGTCCCCAGAACTACCCATAATAAAGCCGGAAGCCAGCCCCAATATACGGCAATGGCAGGTCCTAAAATAGGTGCTGCACCTGCAACGGACGTAAAGTGGTGCCCCCAAAGGACCCATTTATTTGTAGGCACAAAGTCCACACCATCATTGTAGCGGTTCGCAGGTGTGATATAGCTGGGATCGAGTCGAAAAATTTTCTCAGCCAGATATTTAGAATAAATACGATACCCTAGAAAAAACATGATTAAGCCAAAAACAGCTAAGACAATCCCATTCATTTTCATACCCTCCTTTTAAATTTTCCTGAACCTGTGACCAAATCTAGTAAACGCTTACACTACCATTTTACTAGATTTATATGTTAGGAAAAAGACAAACATGTATGAAAATTTTGAATAATATAATTGGATGGTTAAAGGGCATAGAGTGTAGTGAAAATTCAGGGGATTCTTATTTAATTCCATGAGTGTCCTATACAGGAAGGAAGTCCTTTGCATAGGGTATAGTGTCAAAGACATAATAAAAGGAGGCAGAAATGATGAGTTACGGTGGTTATGGATATGGCGGAGGCTTTGCGTTAATTGTTGTGCTGTTTATTTTGCTCATTATTATTGGAGCTTCTGCAGGCTATGGATACGGCGGTTACTAAGAAAATAAACTGAGGCTTGCAAATGTTCAGTTTGTGATTTTCGGTTTGTAAAATTTCAGAGATCCTAAACTGAACTCAAAAGATAAGGCTCCCTTCCGCAGGGGGCCTTATGTATAGATTGACATATAAAAACGGGGGCAGACCCGTTCATTTTTTTTATTACGCACGAATGGGCCGTAATCCTCCCAATGAGGGAGCTTCTCTCTATGTGTATTGATTTTTTTCCCAATCCGAATATAAACCACTGCCGTCACAACCCATGCAATCCAATGGCGGAATATAATAGGCCTCACTATAGGGAACTACATTGAACCCTCTGCCGCGGCACTCAGGACAAAAGCCTTTTGCCTGCATAAGAGCCCGTTTCTTTTCCCTGCGATTTTTTCTCCACCCATTAATGGATTGGAAGATACTCATTGATCTTCACCACCTTAGTGTTTGATAGCTGGTTCATCGTATGAACTTGGAAGTTTCACTTTATAGTTTGTGGAAATCACTGAATTTTATACATTCAAGTCGGAACTTATAGTTTATGGTATAAAAAGAAGATCCAATGAGTGAGTCATTGTTTTCATCCTTTTGCATAGGATAAGGTTCATGGAGCTAATTTTCACAAATGAACGGTCCGCAATAAACCTCACTGACAGATAGTTCACTTTATCATGATTTTTTTATATCAGGGTATGATAAAAATGACTGGCAGACAAAGCAGAGAGAGAAAGGGGTGCATTATGCCTCATAATACGTTTTTTATTAAAGAAGCTACAGCCCATGAAAATATTCAGGAGCTGGAAGCGTTCCTGATGAATGTATCCGGAGTTGAACGGGTGCTGGTCGATCCGGATGACGGGGAAATTAAAGTCGAATATAATAACGAGGAAATTGAATTGCAGGAAATTGCATCCAATATCGTTTCACAGGGATTTCATATTGAAACGTAATGTTCATTTGCAGCGAAGTGGTTCCGCAAATATGTAAAAACACAAGCTGAACCACTTCGCTTCATTTTTTTATTTAGTTGTTGTTATTGTTGTTGTTATTACGGTTGTTACGGTTCTGCATGTCACGTGCATCATTTTCATTTGCGAACTCTGTGTTTTCGTCCACATTCAGTTCCTGGTTGTTATTGTTGTTATTATTGTTGTTGTTGCGATTTCGATTCCTGTTTTTTGCCATTTTATCACCTCCTGCTCCTTACTTTTCCCAAAATCTGTATAGTCATGCAAAAAAACTGAAAAAGTGTTAACCAATGACATCTGGCAGCTTCATAAACCGTCAAAGTAGTCAGTGTTTGGGGGTAATGGTAAAATACTGTATAAAGAAAATAGTAAGATGTAATTTTATAGTTAAGAGGTGATTTCCATGAAAACGAGTATACAATGGACAGATCGAATGGCCTTTGCAGGGGTAACCCCTTCCGGTCATGAAATCAAAATGGATGCAGCAGAAGAGGTGGGTGGCGTCAATAGTGGAGCCCGTCCGACTGAGCTCTTGATGAACGCTGTGGCTGGTTGTACCGGTATTGATATTATTTCCATATTGAAAAAAATGCGACTTGAACCTGACTCCTTCCAAATGGATGTAGAAGGGGAACGGGCAGATGATCATCCTAAAAAATTTACGGATATTCATATTCATTATTCGTTGGAAGGCGATTTGCCCGAGGATAAAGTGGTAAGAGCCATTCAGCTGTCCAAAGATAAGTATTGTTCTGTTTCTCATTCTCTGTCAGCGAATATTACGGCGAGCTATTCCATTAATGGACAAAAAGGGGAAAAGGAATTGTAAAACAGCAGTCAGACCTTTTTTAAAACAATCATGAAAAATAAATGGCCGGGACTAATGTGTTTTCGCTAAAAGTAAATCCGAATTATGATAGGTGAAGAAACCACCGCTGCGTAAATATACTTCGCTTTCACCCAAGGGCACAAGTGCGACATCTACTCAAACTCCCTAAGGGTCGTTTTCGTAGTGTCTTCTTTGCCGTGGGCGGCTGGTGAGCCTCCTCGCGCTATCGCGCTTGTCCAGTTACGGCTCCCAGGCCCAAGCAGTCATAAGCAGAATCCACTACGTGACAAATAGCGTGTCACTTCATGGATTCTGCTTATGCTGTCGGACCTAAACGGTCGCCTTCACTATTCTTTGCGGGGTCTCACCTATGCCTTCCTCCCACGACGAACAGGACGTTCTAGTGTCGGTGTTGGCACAGGACGTGCCGCTCTTAACCGACCAGGAGTCTACGTATATTTACTCCGCTCAGATATCCTTTCTTTCGGTTTATGATTAAGCGAATTAATGATGTCTCGGCCTCTTCTTTAATTGTTAAAGATATTTTTTATTTAGGAGACAGGACACTGTACCCCTTATATGATGGACTAACCTGTTCTGTCGATAAACCGGTTTATAAAGTCTCCTAATATCCTAGGCCAGAAAGATAAAATAAAACGTGAATAATAAGCACAGTACATACATAATGGGATGTACTTCCTTAAAACGTTTTTGTGCTACCATGGCTAATGGATAAAGGATAAAACCAAGGGCAATCCCGGTCGCCACACTTGAAGTCAGCGGCATCATGATGATCGTAATAAAGGACGGGATGACCACCTCAATCTGACTCCAATTGATTTTGCTGATTTCCATCGCCATGAGGGATCCGACAATAATAAGAGCAGGTGCTGTTACTTCCGATGTAATGACAGACAGGATGGGTGAGAAAAACAGCGCAATAGCAAAGCAGGCGGCAATGATGACGGATGTAAAGCCTGTCCGTCCTCCTACAGCAATTCCGGCTGAGGATTCGACGCTCGTTGCCGGTGTGGATGTCCCCAATATGGCTCCAATCGCACCAGCGGATGAATCGGCAAGCAGGGCCCGTCCTGCATTTGGTATTTTATTATCTTTCATAATCCCTGCCTGGCTGGTAAGGGCAATGAGGGCACCGGCCGTATCGAAAAAGGCCACGAATAAAAAGGTGAAAATGACAGCCAGTAATTCAGGGGTAAAAATCTGATCTAAATGGCCGAACACAACGCCGAATGTAGGCTCCAGACTTGGCACATGACCAACGATGGAGGAAGGGATGCTGATGTACCCCAGCACCATCCCGACGACCGTTGTGATGACCATTCCGTAGAAAATCCCGCCATTGATGCCTTTTACAAGCATCCATATCGTTATAACAAGGCCCAGTACAGCTAAGGCGGTCATAGGGGAGGTTAAATTCCCCAGCGTGACAAATGTATCCGGGTCAGAAACAACCATCCCGGCATTTTTCAGCCCGATAAAGGCAATAAAGAATCCAATTCCCGACGCAACGGCATGCT from Virgibacillus sp. MSP4-1 harbors:
- a CDS encoding NCS2 family permease; protein product: MKSFFQFAERNTSFKQESLAGITTFLSVAYILVVNPLILSQSGMDKGAVFTATALTAIIGSLLIGLLANYPIAIAPSMGLNSFFTFSVTIGMGIEWPVALTGVFIAGIIFMILSLLKIREKIINVIPQDLKHAVASGIGFFIAFIGLKNAGMVVSDPDTFVTLGNLTSPMTALAVLGLVITIWMLVKGINGGIFYGMVITTVVGMVLGYISIPSSIVGHVPSLEPTFGVVFGHLDQIFTPELLAVIFTFLFVAFFDTAGALIALTSQAGIMKDNKIPNAGRALLADSSAGAIGAILGTSTPATSVESSAGIAVGGRTGFTSVIIAACFAIALFFSPILSVITSEVTAPALIIVGSLMAMEISKINWSQIEVVIPSFITIIMMPLTSSVATGIALGFILYPLAMVAQKRFKEVHPIMYVLCLLFTFYFIFLA
- a CDS encoding YjcZ family sporulation protein, encoding MSYGGYGYGGGFALIVVLFILLIIIGASAGYGYGGY
- a CDS encoding OsmC family protein — its product is MKTSIQWTDRMAFAGVTPSGHEIKMDAAEEVGGVNSGARPTELLMNAVAGCTGIDIISILKKMRLEPDSFQMDVEGERADDHPKKFTDIHIHYSLEGDLPEDKVVRAIQLSKDKYCSVSHSLSANITASYSINGQKGEKEL
- a CDS encoding heavy-metal-associated domain-containing protein, whose product is MPHNTFFIKEATAHENIQELEAFLMNVSGVERVLVDPDDGEIKVEYNNEEIELQEIASNIVSQGFHIET